A part of Astatotilapia calliptera chromosome 15, fAstCal1.2, whole genome shotgun sequence genomic DNA contains:
- the LOC113037578 gene encoding G2/M phase-specific E3 ubiquitin-protein ligase-like: MALSKSYFAWHKLPNIEFVGEMADDYGGPRREFFRLLMVETQNSLGIFEGKPGSLLFSYSQQLLSSNKFYTAGKLIAWSIAHDGPGPRCINRHLFCMMCGQKTSLDDFDVEVFMDEDIKQNIEKVSNCSTPEDLADLKSHLGDWIAGCGIPDIYTATLLDVKRIRGEIVSHFAKSGHLQIS, from the exons ATGGCACTTTCTAAGTCATATTTTGCCTGGCATAAATTGCCAAATATTGAATTTGTTGGTGAAATGGCCGATGATTATGGAGGCCCAAGGCGGGAATTTTTTCG CTTACTTATGGTTGAAACTCAGAATTCCCTAGGGATTTTTGAGGGGAAGCCTGGCAGTCTGTTGTTCAGCTATAGTCAGCAGTTGCTGTCAAGCAACAAGTTTTATACGGCTGGTAAACTGATTGCTTGGTCGATAGCACACGATGGGCCAGGGCCACGGTGTATCAACAGACACCTGTTCTGTATGATGTGTGGCCAGAAGACATCTCTTGATGACTTCGATGTAGAGGTCTTCATGGATGAAGACATCAAACAGAACATAGAAAAG GTTTCCAACTGCAGCACCCCAGAAGACCTGGCAGACTTGAAAAGTCACCTTGGGGACTGGATTGCAGGCTGTGGTATCCCTGACATCTACACTGCCACACTACTAGATGTTAAGAGGATAAGGGGCGAGATTGTATCTCATTTTGCCAAAAGTGGCCACCTACAGATTAG
- the LOC113007115 gene encoding GTPase IMAP family member 8-like — protein sequence MAGKPALKDLRIVLVGKTGVGKSAAGNTILGRDAFKSELTSSSVTEVCEKKMGEFGGLKLAVIDTPGLGDTKQSEEQVRREIARCMSFAAPGPHVFLVVLQPTRFTKEEQKSVKIIQTIFGKEASRYTMVLFTHGDELKKRHSSIEKLINENPDLRRFISQCHRNHHVFDNDDRDPSQLKELLLKISAMIQLNGGGFYTNEMFQEAERAIKQKIKDLRVVLVGQERVGKSSAGNTILGKKAFDCKISSSPVTLCSQKVEADVQSRRISVVDTPGLFSTRLSINMVKAEMLKALKLSFPGPHVFLLVLQLGRFTKQEQEGLKSLQTMLSPDVSKHTMVLFTYGDRLKNTIDIEKFVSKDNNLKELLKNCSGLYHVFNNEEMDERLQVHELLDKIDSITDGGHLYYQGSFESERSIRSFYVYCWGLTLRVLRQINYMGIFNIIRFIFTWWETHFE from the exons atggctggCAAACCTGCATTGAAAG ATCTCAGGATTGTACTTGTTGGGAAAACTGGAGTTGGGAAGAGTGCAGCAGGAAACACCATCTTAGGAAGAGATGCTTTTAAATCTGAGCTGACTTCTTCCTCAGTGACAGAAGTGTGTGAGAAAAAGATGGGAGAGTTTGGTGGCCTTAAACTGGCTGTAATTGATACACCAGGACTGGGTGACACAAAACAATCTGAAGAGCAGGTGAGGAGAGAGATTGCTCGATGCATGTCCTTTGCTGCTCCTGGGCCACATGTTTTTTTGGTTGTGCTCCAGCCAACCAGATtcacaaaagaagaacaaaaatcaGTGAAAATCATTCAGacaatatttggaaaagagGCATCACGTTACACCATGGTACTGTTTACCCATGGAGATGAGCTGAAGAAAAGACATTCCTCCATagaaaaattaattaatgagAATCCAGATCTCCGCCGCTTCATCAGTCAGTGTCACAGAAATCATCATGTTTTTGACAATGATGACAGAGATCCCTCTCAGCTTAAAGAGCTGCTGCTGAAGATCAGTGCAATGATTCAACTAAATGGAGGAGGCTTCTACACCAACGAAATGTTCCAAGAGGCCGAGAGAGCcataaaacaaaagattaaaGA CCTCAGGGTGGTGCTGGTGGGGCAGGAGAGAGTGGGGAAGAGTTCAGCGGGAAACACCATCCTGGGAAAGAAGGCGTTTGACTGTAAGATCAGTTCCAGCCCAGTGACTCTGTGTAGTCAGAAAGTAGAAGCTGATGTTCAGAGTCGCAGAATCTCTGTGGTCGATACTCCTGGACTCTTCAGCACTCGGTTGTCTATAAACATGGTGAAAGCAGAGATGTTAAAAGCACTCAAGCTGAGCTTTCCAGGTCCTCACGTTTTCCTCCTTGTCCTCCAGCTCGGAAGATTCACCAAACAAGAGCAGGAAGGGCTGAAAAGCCTGCAGACAATGCTGAGTCCTGACGTTTCCAAACACACCATGGTGCTGTTCACATATGGAGACCGACTGAAAAACACCATTGACATAGAGAAGTTTGTCAGCAAAGACAACAACCTGAAGGAACTGCTTAAAAACTGCAGCGGTCTGTACCACGTGTTCAACAATGAAGAGATGGATGAGAGGCTCCAAGTCCACGAGCTGCTAGACAAAATAGACTCCATTACAGATGGAGGACATTTGTACTATCAGGGAAGCTTTGAGTCAGAGAGATCGATCAGGAGTTTCTATGTGTATTGCTGGGGTTTAACGCTCCGGGTTCTTAGACAAATTAATTACATGGGAATATTTAACATCATCCGTTTCATCTTCACATGGTGGGAGACACATTTCGAGTGa